The Antedon mediterranea chromosome 11, ecAntMedi1.1, whole genome shotgun sequence genome window below encodes:
- the LOC140062261 gene encoding uncharacterized protein: MSGLQILMINPNQESVIPEDVFKYKVPDKFHMGKDRLSGQVIECSMKELTGVDETYIICRICFKCLHRPTTLPCLHIFCLHCLYGFVREYGMVCPLCMQQFPGGRDLSLLPKNSFSYHTICVAIAGKQIDDSLCKICSLKPDVFCYKCDVYLCELCLMVCHKVKGRENHSVSTVTKYKEEVTGKEPDCVEHNLALSGFCYTCKLVICEECDGHKNHRIKSVEYGFDYYKKTTGEMLVRYPYEKSLLYKSKVQKGLPLYPPPDVEQNYYENLGTELTGNSNDFLSKEEVEKMQRDLENKTFATRMTDLIQSQTTRKFTDVVDDLLQSNQLTIEPMTAMANGEPRKIAEIRINRKHFEEQSKKESHKTSESPKATGSEKANKPQKTKESATSVKDQMESEIRQNLKTPKTFRNFEEFMELLKKDAPHEILGGSKEDVMETLFDVTDLISSGRLADVIRARQEAEGKKDTAASDTKKKKEKKKEERKAWTEKEILMLNHVMGRKWSTFHDHQPINHSISVTLPKLNSASVDFDSID, translated from the exons ATGTCAGGTCTTCAAATACTTATGATAAATCCAAACCAGGAGTCGGTAATACCTGAGGATGTCTTCAAATACAAA GTGCCTGATAAATTCCATATGGGCAAAGATAGACTTTCTGGACAAGTGATCGAATGTTCTATGAAGGAACTCACTGGTGTCGATGAAACGTACATCATCTGTCGCATTTGTTTTAAATGCCTGCATAGACCAACAACCTTACCGTGtcttcacattttttgtttgcattGCTTGTATGGGTTTGTCAGAGAGTATGGTATGGTGTGCCCACTGTGTATGCAGCAGTTTCCAGGTGGTAGAGATCTTTCTCTTTTGCCAAAGAATAGTTTTAGTTATCATACCATATGTGTGGCAATTGCAGGAAAACAGATTGATGATTCCCTCTGTAAAATTTGTAGCCTGAAGCCCGATGTATTCTGTTACAAGTGTGACGTGTATCTGTGCGAGTTGTGTTTAATGGTGTGTCATAAAGTAAAAGGCAGAGAAAACCACAGCGTCAGTACAGTAACAAAATACAAAGAAGAAGTCACAGGTAAAGAGCCTGATTGTGTTGAACACAATCTCGCTTTAAGTGGGTTTTGTTATACATGCAAACTTGTGATCTGTGAGGAATGTGACGGCCATAAAAACCATAGAATTAAAAGTGTAGAATATGGATTTGATTACTACAAAAAAACGACAGGAGAGATGTTAGTTCGTTATCCATATGAGAAAAGCCTACTTTACAAGTCAAAGGTGCAGAAAGGTTTACCTTTATACCCTCCACCAGATGTTGAACAGAATTACTACGAAAACCTAGGAACAGAGCTGACTGGGAACAGCAATGATTTTTTGTCAAAGGAAGAGGTTGAAAAGATGCAAAGAGATCtcgaaaataaaacatttgcaACACGTATGACTGACCTGATTCAATCGCAAACGACGAGGAAATTTACCGACGTCGTAGACGACCTCTTGCAGTCTAATCAATTAACCATCGAACCGATGACGGCCATGGCAAATGGTGAACCACGCAAGATAGCAGAAATTCGTATAAATAGAAAACATTTCGAGGAACAGTCTAAGAAAGAGTCTCATAAAACATCGGAATCTCCGAAGGCAACAGGTTCTGAGAAAGCAAACAAGCCTCAGAAAACGAAAGAGTCTGCTACGTCGGTCAAAGATCAAATGGAAAGTGAGATCCGGCAAAATTTGAAGACGCCTAAAACATTTAGAAACTTTGAAGAGTTTATGGAGCTTCTAAAAAAAGATGCCCCTCATGAAATACTAGGTGGTTCTAAAGAAGATGTGATGGAGACATTGTTTGATGTGACAGACCTGATATCAAGCGGTAGGCTGGCAGACGTCATTAGAGCCAGACAGGAGGCGGAGGGGAAAAAAGACACGGCAGCTTCAGATACgaagaagaagaaagaaaagaagaaagaagaaagaaaagcCTGGACGGAGAAAGAGATATTAATGCTAAATCATGTAATGGGTAGGAAATGGAGCACATTCCATGACCACCAACCAATCAACCATTCCATTTCAGTAACACTTCCCAAATTAAATTCTGCTAGCGTTGACTTTGATTCAATAGATTAG